One segment of Formicincola oecophyllae DNA contains the following:
- the argF gene encoding ornithine carbamoyltransferase, translating into MTKTAPVSRPVHAASAPSQKAATAGAKTPPRHFLDLKDLTKADVRDILARAAHVKKLQEGRRKPLHPNTPLAGRTLGLMMAQPSTRTRVSFEVGMKQLGGAVSVLAPGDMQLGRGESIADTARVLSRFLDVLVLRTVKDEDLRELARWSEVPVINGLTPVSHPIQILADVMTFEEHRGPIEGKTLAWVGDGNNVATSLIEMAALLGFKLRLATPASHEPSPAALAWARAHGGDVTTTHDPREAVKGADAVITDTWVSMGDENRDERIKALSPYQVNSDLMALAAPGALFMHCLPAHAGEEVTQEVFDSPASVVFDEAENRLHSQKGLLLWCLEQQP; encoded by the coding sequence TGGCGCCAAGACCCCTCCGCGCCATTTCCTGGACCTCAAGGACCTGACCAAAGCTGACGTGCGCGACATCCTGGCTCGTGCAGCCCACGTCAAGAAGCTCCAAGAAGGCCGCAGGAAGCCACTCCACCCCAACACACCGCTGGCTGGGCGCACGCTGGGCCTGATGATGGCCCAGCCTTCCACACGCACGCGCGTCTCCTTCGAAGTTGGGATGAAGCAGCTTGGGGGTGCCGTCTCCGTTCTGGCGCCCGGCGACATGCAATTAGGGCGCGGGGAGAGCATCGCTGACACAGCGCGCGTCCTGTCACGTTTCCTGGATGTTCTGGTCCTGCGCACCGTCAAGGATGAAGACTTGCGCGAACTGGCCCGCTGGAGCGAAGTGCCCGTCATCAATGGCCTGACACCCGTTTCACACCCCATCCAGATTCTGGCTGACGTCATGACGTTTGAGGAGCACCGCGGTCCCATCGAAGGCAAAACCCTCGCTTGGGTGGGGGATGGCAACAATGTCGCCACGTCCCTCATTGAAATGGCAGCCCTGCTGGGCTTCAAGCTGCGCTTGGCCACGCCAGCTAGCCATGAACCCTCACCAGCAGCCCTGGCCTGGGCGCGCGCCCATGGGGGCGATGTGACCACCACCCACGACCCGCGCGAAGCGGTGAAAGGCGCTGATGCCGTCATCACCGACACATGGGTCAGTATGGGTGATGAAAATCGCGATGAACGCATCAAGGCCCTCTCCCCCTACCAGGTCAACAGTGACCTCATGGCGCTGGCGGCCCCAGGTGCGCTGTTCATGCACTGCTTGCCTGCCCATGCTGGTGAAGAAGTCACGCAAGAGGTCTTCGACAGCCCCGCCAGTGTTGTGTTTGACGAGGCTGAAAACCGCCTCCACAGTCAAAAGGGACTTTTGCTCTGGTGCCTTGAGCAGCAGCCCTGA